GATTCAGCATCTCTTCCAAAGCATCGCACCATGCGCGGATCATGCCGTGTGTGTTCAAAGACAGAGTAGGAATATCGCTTTTTGAAGTGCAACACTGCAAGAACTCGCTGGAGAAGATTCCGATCCCAGTAGACACGATTAAGGAAGTGTGCGCGGCGATGAAAAGGTTCAAGCTGATCTGCGATGACTTCGGGGTGCCGGAGACGGCGGTGCGGGTGGTGGCGACCGAGGCAACGCGGGAGGCGCTGAACGCGCAGGAATTTGTGGACGCTATCCGTGAGTCGACCGGGTGGCTGGCGAAGATGCTGACGCGGGAAGAAGAGGGCCGGATCGGATCCTACGGGGTGATCTCGTCGTTCAACGCGGTGTCTGGCCTTTATATGGACTTGGGCGGGGGTAGCGTGCAGCTGTCGTGGGTGAGCTGCCAGAACGGTGAAATCAAGCACTCTTCGACACCGGTATCCCTGCCCTACGGTGCGGGCGCACTCAGCAGACGGATGCACACGGAGAACAAGCGGGACCTGTTTATGGAAATAAAATGCGCGCTGCAGGACGCTCTTCCGAAAATCGGCATTCCGCATGCGATGATCGCCGCGGCCAAGAGCAGCGGCGGCTTCGAGCTGTTtacgtgcggcggcgggctgcGTGCGATGGGCTACCTGCTTCTGTCGCAGATCAAAGAATATCCCATCAAGACCGTTATCAATGGCTTTTCGTGCAGCTCGGAAGAGTTCCTGACGATGTCCGACCTGCTCTTCCTGAAGGGCAAGGTGCCCGGTCACAAGAAGGACAGCAAGATATTCAAGGTCTCGCAGCGGCGGGCACAGCAACTGCCTGCGGTCGGGCTGCTCATGTCGGCCGCGCTGGAGTCCCTCCCGAAGATTAACATCGTGCACTTCAGCGAAGGCGGCGTAAGGGAGGGAACTCTGTATTCCATCCTTCCCCGTGAGATCAGAGCGCAGGACCCTCTAATAATCGCAACAAGACCTTATGCCCCGCTCCTTGCCTCTAAGTACCTGGAGCTGCTAAAGGCCGCCCTTCCCGAGAGCGATGTCCCCGCGCTTGTCATTGACCGCATTGCGCCGGCGCTATGTAACCTGGCGTTCGTGCACGCATCTTACGCAAAGGAGCTGCAGCCCACCGCCGCCCTGCACGTGGCGACTACCGGGATTATCGCCGGCTGTCACGGCCTCTCGCATCGCATCCGTGCCCTGATCGGTATCGCTCTGTGCAACAGGTGGGGTGCCGACATCCCGAAGCCGGAAGAGGCACACAAGAAGGCCCTGGAAGAAGCCGTCCTCAGAGACAGCGGCAAGCCGGACTGCCATCGTACCCTTTTCTGGACCAAGTACGTGGGCTTCATCATGTTCCTGATATGTGGCGTCCATCCTGGCGGCAACATAAGGGACGGCGTGTTTACCTTTGACGTGCACCGCAAGGACGACGTGGAAGCTGATCTCCAGGACTTGGCACTGGGCGACAGTCGCTACACCAAGAGCCAAACTTCCTCCAGAAAGCCTGTCTTCGAGGTGGTTGTGAAGATCAGTAGAGATGACCTGAAGACGAGCGCGTCGGTCCGCCAGAGAATTATAACCCTACAGAAAAGAATCAGAAGACTCTCCAGAGGTAGTACCGAGAAGGTCAAGGTAGGGGTACAGTTTTCAGAGGCGTGCTAGGGTGGCAGCTTACTCTCTGCGCCGGGGTGTAATCGTAAGTTACATCAATATAATTATGTACGAAGGAACTACGTGATCTTGTAATGGATGGAAATTTGCCACCATAAAGGGCTGTTGATACTCTTTAGTAGGACCGAGCTAAGTGAGTCGAGGAGTACGGGACATATTGAGGTGGTGATGGTAAGCTTACATGAATTAGTCAAGGGGTTGAAAGCTGCTTTCCAAATAAGAGACTATCGTACATGTGTAGATCTGCTAGGTCCGATCAAGATCGAGCTGATCAAGACAAGACTACTGGTGCCTGATCTGTTAGCTGCGTCTGAGGGAAACGCGACTTATCTGGAAGATCTAGAAGTGGCCAAGAAGATCCTAGAGATTGGGGCACTGAGCTCGATAAATCTGCTTGACTTTGCTGGGTTCGAGAATTACTatgcgcagctgcgcgcaTTCTACTTTGGCCTCCCTGAGAACCACACGCTGGCGGACTCGGAGAACAAGAAGAAACTGATTAGCCTCTACCTATTGATCCTGCTTTCGCAGGGCGACGTTACGAAATTCCACAGCGAGCTTGAATTTCTAAGCAAGCGGGACCTGGGCAACATCGAGGAAAACAAGTATCTGTCATACCCGGTCAGGCTAGAGAAACTCCTAATGGAGGGCTCGTACCAGAAAGCTTGGGACATGCTGCAGAACGGGAGGGAAGATGATAAAATTGAGGAATTCAATATCTTTGACGAAACGCTGATGAATGCAATTCGTGATTCGATCGCACGCAACACGGAGGTCGCCTATGCAAGACTTCCTCTATCTAACGTGAAGGCCCTATTGTTCTTCAAAAGCGAGAAGGACACAGAAGCTTTCGCGAAGGCCAGGGGGTGGAATATAGTGAACGGCTGCGTTTTATTCGATGAAGACGACGTATCTgagaagaaggagcagACGAGCATCGTCTCCAAGGCACTAAGCTATGCTACAAACCTAGAGAGTATTGTATAGAAAGAATGCTGACACTTTAGCCATTTCTAACGATTAATGTGTATGAAAGACAGGCGGTGACATCCTCTTAGCATTTACGCCTGTTGCTCCAAATCTTCAAAATTCTATTTTCTATTATTGTACGTAGGACTAAATATAGAGACCTATAACACACTCATTACACGTTAAATGGCGAAGCATACATTCACGACATTAATTTTGCGCCTCAGGCAAGCCGACAGATTTGCCTGCTGCCAATCTCTTCGTGGTCAAAGCTGCAATGACCGCGGCACCAGCGCCAGAACCATCCTCAGCAGCGACAATCTTGATTGGGTAATCCTGGGAAGAAGAGTGCTCCCAGCCGTAGATGTCTCTCAAGCCCTCGGCAGCTCTAGTTTGGAAACCTGGGTACTTGTTGAAGACAGAGCCATCTGCAGCAATGTGTGCGGTTTCGTAGCCTCTCTTCTGGCAAATTGCAGCGATACCACACACAGATAGTCTTGCAGCTCTGTTACCAATCATCTCGGACAACTTTCTGATCAATTTACGCTCTGGACGGGTAGTGTCAATGTCCAAGTTGTCCTTGAACAAGTCATCGGTTTCCTCCAAGTTCTCAAATGGATCATCCTCAATTCTAGCAGGGAAAGAAGTGTCCATCACGTATGGGGTCTCCAACTTAGAGATATCTTGGCCTTGGAAGATCAAGCCCTGGCCGTGTAGGTCCAAGAGAGCCAAACGAAG
This is a stretch of genomic DNA from Eremothecium gossypii ATCC 10895 chromosome VI, complete sequence. It encodes these proteins:
- the RTG2 gene encoding Rtg2p (Syntenic homolog of Saccharomyces cerevisiae YGL252C (RTG2)), whose amino-acid sequence is MSAISDSDTEADVVSRNLCGVVDIGSNGIRFSISSKASHHARIMPCVFKDRVGISLFEVQHCKNSLEKIPIPVDTIKEVCAAMKRFKLICDDFGVPETAVRVVATEATREALNAQEFVDAIRESTGWLAKMLTREEEGRIGSYGVISSFNAVSGLYMDLGGGSVQLSWVSCQNGEIKHSSTPVSLPYGAGALSRRMHTENKRDLFMEIKCALQDALPKIGIPHAMIAAAKSSGGFELFTCGGGLRAMGYLLLSQIKEYPIKTVINGFSCSSEEFLTMSDLLFLKGKVPGHKKDSKIFKVSQRRAQQLPAVGLLMSAALESLPKINIVHFSEGGVREGTLYSILPREIRAQDPLIIATRPYAPLLASKYLELLKAALPESDVPALVIDRIAPALCNLAFVHASYAKELQPTAALHVATTGIIAGCHGLSHRIRALIGIALCNRWGADIPKPEEAHKKALEEAVLRDSGKPDCHRTLFWTKYVGFIMFLICGVHPGGNIRDGVFTFDVHRKDDVEADLQDLALGDSRYTKSQTSSRKPVFEVVVKISRDDLKTSASVRQRIITLQKRIRRLSRGSTEKVKVGVQFSEAC
- the RPN12 gene encoding proteasome regulatory particle lid subunit RPN12 (Syntenic homolog of Saccharomyces cerevisiae YFR052W (RPN12)); amino-acid sequence: MEICHHKGLLILFSRTELSESRSTGHIEVVMVSLHELVKGLKAAFQIRDYRTCVDLLGPIKIELIKTRLLVPDLLAASEGNATYLEDLEVAKKILEIGALSSINLLDFAGFENYYAQLRAFYFGLPENHTLADSENKKKLISLYLLILLSQGDVTKFHSELEFLSKRDLGNIEENKYLSYPVRLEKLLMEGSYQKAWDMLQNGREDDKIEEFNIFDETLMNAIRDSIARNTEVAYARLPLSNVKALLFFKSEKDTEAFAKARGWNIVNGCVLFDEDDVSEKKEQTSIVSKALSYATNLESIV